The Opitutus sp. ER46 genome contains a region encoding:
- a CDS encoding cyclic nucleotide-binding domain-containing protein: MTELAANLHEEHFPLGAVIVAEGDVGDRLYLIESGEAEVSTPGAVEAVSLAVLGPGDMFGEIALLSAQGRRQATVTALTPVTTLSLMSSAFEAALAACPDVRFDLAATADTLLTAKFLKQQGSWRS, translated from the coding sequence TTGACCGAACTCGCTGCCAACCTGCACGAAGAGCACTTCCCGCTCGGCGCGGTGATCGTCGCCGAGGGCGACGTTGGCGACCGGCTTTACCTGATCGAAAGTGGGGAGGCGGAGGTTTCCACTCCGGGTGCGGTGGAGGCCGTTTCGCTGGCGGTGCTGGGACCCGGCGACATGTTTGGCGAGATTGCGCTTCTCTCGGCCCAAGGGCGGCGGCAGGCCACCGTCACCGCCCTCACGCCCGTGACCACGCTCAGCCTCATGTCGTCCGCGTTCGAGGCGGCGCTGGCGGCTTGCCCCGACGTGCGCTTCGACCTCGCCGCCACGGCGGACACGCTCCTGACCGCCAAATTCCTGAAGCAGCAGGGCAGTTGGCGATCCTGA
- a CDS encoding phosphatidate cytidylyltransferase produces MGKRVFSSTLLWAIVVATMWYFRNYGAIALALIVSMGTLREFYVLMRGCGYAPFDKTATVLGGLVTAAPVIELYLPILPAHLFLALAVIVFSVRLLGERTPENRVEALGPTLFGLLYVSLLMQYFVRILLPLPGEAISPDGRLVFCLWVIAATKFCDMGGLLTGLAIGRHKMSPLISPKKTWEGAIGGTLASMAIGAAIAWFGRSLLPAALTPLMGALLALPIALLGIVGDLVESAIKRRANIKDSGSILPAQGGFFDMSDSLMLTGAAGYFFLTLLT; encoded by the coding sequence GTGGGCAAACGTGTTTTCAGTTCCACGCTCCTCTGGGCGATCGTGGTCGCGACGATGTGGTACTTCCGCAACTACGGCGCCATCGCCCTGGCGCTGATCGTGTCCATGGGCACGTTGCGCGAATTCTACGTGCTCATGCGGGGCTGCGGCTACGCACCCTTCGACAAGACCGCGACCGTGCTGGGTGGACTCGTGACCGCCGCGCCGGTGATCGAGCTCTATCTGCCAATCCTGCCCGCGCATCTTTTCCTGGCTCTCGCTGTGATCGTCTTCTCCGTCCGGCTCCTCGGTGAACGCACGCCGGAAAATCGGGTCGAGGCGCTCGGTCCCACCCTGTTCGGGCTGCTCTACGTTTCGCTGCTGATGCAGTACTTCGTGCGCATCCTCCTGCCGCTGCCGGGCGAGGCGATCTCGCCGGACGGCCGGCTGGTGTTCTGCCTCTGGGTGATTGCCGCGACGAAGTTCTGCGACATGGGCGGCCTTCTGACGGGCCTCGCGATCGGGCGGCACAAGATGTCGCCGCTGATCAGCCCCAAGAAAACGTGGGAAGGCGCGATCGGCGGCACCCTCGCGTCGATGGCCATCGGCGCGGCGATCGCCTGGTTCGGACGCAGCCTGCTGCCCGCCGCGCTTACGCCGCTGATGGGCGCGCTGCTCGCGCTGCCCATCGCATTGCTGGGCATTGTGGGCGACCTCGTGGAGTCGGCGATCAAGCGCCGCGCCAACATCAAGGACTCAGGCTCGATCCTCCCCGCCCAAGGCGGGTTCTTCGACATGAGTGACAGCCTGATGCTGACGGGCGCGGCCGGCTACTTCTTCCTGACGCTCCTGACCTGA
- a CDS encoding isoprenyl transferase: MAAPTANSPAHVAIIMDGNGRWATQRGLPRAEGHRRGVETVRTITFAARDLGVRMLTLYAFSIENWKRPQDEVGTLMSLLEFYLKKELETFVRDRVRFRTIGRTEELPAGIRKLLTATAEETKHFTDYTLVLALNYGARTEVMDAARAYAAAVANGEAKLNDPNWSSFSRYLYTSDMPDPDLVIRTSGERRVSNFLLLQAAYAEFVFTPVLWPDFTKADLEAAIADYNRRERRFGLTSEQIRATAPANVR, translated from the coding sequence ATGGCCGCACCCACCGCAAACAGTCCCGCCCACGTAGCCATCATCATGGACGGCAACGGCCGCTGGGCCACGCAACGGGGTTTGCCGCGTGCCGAAGGCCATCGGCGGGGAGTGGAAACCGTGCGGACAATCACGTTCGCCGCGCGCGACTTGGGCGTGCGCATGCTCACGCTCTACGCCTTCTCGATCGAGAACTGGAAGCGGCCGCAGGACGAGGTCGGCACGCTGATGAGCCTGCTCGAGTTCTACCTGAAAAAGGAGCTCGAGACGTTCGTGCGCGACCGCGTGCGTTTCCGCACCATCGGACGCACCGAAGAGCTGCCGGCCGGCATCCGGAAACTCCTCACGGCGACCGCCGAGGAGACCAAACACTTCACCGACTACACGCTCGTGCTCGCGCTGAACTACGGCGCCCGCACCGAGGTGATGGATGCCGCCCGCGCGTACGCTGCAGCCGTCGCGAACGGCGAGGCCAAGCTCAACGATCCCAACTGGTCGTCGTTCAGCCGGTACCTGTACACGAGCGACATGCCCGATCCGGATCTCGTCATCCGCACCTCCGGCGAGCGGCGCGTCAGCAACTTTCTCCTGCTTCAGGCGGCGTACGCCGAGTTCGTCTTCACCCCGGTGCTCTGGCCGGACTTCACCAAGGCAGACCTCGAGGCGGCCATCGCGGACTACAACCGCCGCGAGCGCCGTTTCGGCCTCACCAGTGAACAGATCAGGGCCACCGCGCCCGCGAACGTCCGCTAA
- a CDS encoding MTAP family purine nucleoside phosphorylase, with protein sequence MKVAFVSGTSIVNSTLFSSWEVKTVETKYGPVTYKSRGEHALINRHGYQFPLPPHSINYRANIRALADLGFVDIVSLNSVGSLKKDLPPGTFVSCSDYVCLQQGPMTYFDNELRGGAPGIANNLIPKLTAGLASEFTIETGKVYVQMRGPRFETKAEIRVVKDWGDVIGMTAAHEADLCTELGLRYNSLALIDNYANGLEGTEIDFAKFKELVKDNQLRVNRLFQRMLEILA encoded by the coding sequence ATGAAAGTCGCGTTTGTAAGTGGCACCAGCATCGTCAACTCCACGTTGTTTTCGTCCTGGGAGGTGAAGACGGTCGAGACGAAATATGGGCCGGTGACGTACAAGAGCCGGGGCGAGCATGCCCTCATCAACCGGCACGGCTACCAGTTTCCGCTCCCGCCGCACTCCATCAATTACCGCGCGAACATCCGCGCTCTGGCCGATCTCGGCTTCGTCGACATCGTTTCGCTGAACTCGGTGGGGTCGCTGAAGAAGGACCTGCCCCCGGGGACGTTCGTGTCCTGCTCGGACTACGTGTGCCTGCAGCAGGGGCCGATGACGTACTTTGATAACGAACTGCGCGGTGGCGCGCCGGGCATCGCCAACAACCTGATTCCCAAGCTCACCGCGGGACTCGCATCAGAGTTCACGATCGAGACCGGCAAAGTCTACGTGCAGATGCGCGGCCCGCGCTTCGAGACCAAGGCGGAGATCCGCGTGGTGAAGGACTGGGGCGACGTGATCGGCATGACCGCGGCGCACGAGGCGGACCTGTGCACCGAACTCGGCCTGCGGTACAACAGCCTCGCGCTGATCGACAATTACGCCAACGGGCTCGAGGGGACCGAGATCGACTTCGCCAAGTTCAAGGAGCTGGTGAAAGACAATCAGCTCCGCGTGAACCGGCTCTTCCAGCGCATGCTGGAGATCCTGGCCTGA